TAATGATGGGTTCCTGTTCTGCTAACTCCAGAAGGGGTCTTAGGAATTCGTCCCAGGTAGGGCATTGGGTTGGTTTGTTTTGCATAATCTTAGCGCTCCTCACGCACTCTTGTACTTCTTAAAATTCTCGGCCTGTTCAAAGACCTCCTTGTAGACCTCGTCCCGGTCGACGGGCGGGTAGTCGTTTTCTTGGGCATGGGGGGATTAAATGAATTGAGAGCTGAATCCCGAGCTGATCGGTCCGGGGTATACGTCTAATGATTAGATTCCCTATTTTGAAGAAAAATCGCGTCTAAATGGTAAAAACTTCCTCCTGGACAAAAGCCTACGCAGCAAATACTCCTCTTTTCGATGTCGGGGTACATGGATAGGGAGGCGCGCAAGGCGACTTTTCAGCGGATTCTTCCGTATTTAGGGAAGGCCGTGCCCGCGTCGTTTATTCAAAAGACAGGTGAAGCCCTTCCAGGTCTTGATCGACTCCACAATCTTATTGAAGGCATCTACAAACCTGCAGGCGGTGACTACGCACTGAGCATCGCCAGCATGTTGAAGAATCCCTATGCGGACCGGGTTGAGTACAATCCTGACCGATCCTGGTATTTTGATTACAGTCCAAAGGCCGGCTCGCTGAAATCGGCGGTCAATGCATCCTTGTTCAATTGCCTGGGGGACAAGGAACCGGTTTTGGTACTGAAGCAGCTCAGTGATAAGACTGGACCGAACGGAACCCGTTATCGTCTTCTCGGACTGGGGCTGCTTGAAGGATATGATGAGCAAGTCCGCCTCTTCCGCATTCGGGGCATGCGGATTGAGGAAATCTATGAGTACCTGGGCGAGGGGATGGTCATGGAAGATGACCTGATCGATACAGCAATACAGCTTGAGGCACTGGAGGCATGGAATC
This region of Oceanipulchritudo coccoides genomic DNA includes:
- a CDS encoding HNH endonuclease — protein: MSGYMDREARKATFQRILPYLGKAVPASFIQKTGEALPGLDRLHNLIEGIYKPAGGDYALSIASMLKNPYADRVEYNPDRSWYFDYSPKAGSLKSAVNASLFNCLGDKEPVLVLKQLSDKTGPNGTRYRLLGLGLLEGYDEQVRLFRIRGMRIEEIYEYLGEGMVMEDDLIDTAIQLEALEAWNPFEDPNRRLYRVNAQKRSQHFRRIVLGNYNSTCAVTGQRFELNDIVEAEAAHVISKEQNGTDNPKNGIAMSRSVHWAFDKGLFTLSDQYEVLIHPEAKAAKIQNFPLFELDRKKIYLPDEEYFHPHQEALQWHRDEIWGKFAG